Within Candidatus Krumholzibacteriia bacterium, the genomic segment CGGGATTCAGAACAAGATCCATCCGGGCGAGCCGCTGGACAAGAACATCTACGACCTGCCGCCGGAAGAGCTGGCCAAGGTGCCCAAGTCGCCGGGGTCGCTCAACGAGGCGCTGGACGCCCTCGAAGCGGATCACGACTTCCTGCTCAAGGGGGACGTGTTCACCGAGGATGTCGTGCGCACGTGGATCGACTACAAGCGCGAGCGCGAGGTGGGGCCGATGTCGCTGCGCCCGCACCCGTACGAGTTCTTCCTGTATTACGACGCGTAGACAGACCTTCCTCTGGTCTGCCAAGAGCGAAGGCCCCGGTCGTGCGGACGATCGGGGCCTTCGTGTTTTCACCTCGCGGTTTCGCCGCCGCCGGAGGATCTTTACATTCACTCCCACTGTGGGAGTACGCACTCTTTTCACAAGCGCTCCTCAGGGCGTTTCCTCAAGTTCGGCCTCACCGCGTGGACGATCGACTCTGGCACCCAGCAGCCGCTCGGCCAGCAACCGGTTGTGCTGCGCACAAAGAAGCCGGAGGTTGCCGATCTCGCCGGTGCCGCCCTGCGCGACGGGAACGATGTGATCGATCTGCAGTCCGCGCGTTGCGTCGCAGCGGCGACCATCGGGGCCAACGAACGTGCAGCGGCCATGATCGCGCGCGAAGACATCGTCGCGCATGCGAAGAGGAATCTGGCGCGGGTTGGGTGAGTCAGCTTGGGAGCCTGGCGTGCTGGACGGTGAGGATTGCACAGTCTCAGTTCTTGCCAGCTCGCGGCGCGAGCGTTGCTCGCGCCGGAGCACGGGATCGCTTCGCTTGAGCGTGTCGTCGAGGACGAGTTCGAACACGTGCTCCAGGGTTGCATTCGCAGGCAGACGGTGCCAGGCGAGCGCGCGAATGCGATCCAGCTTGGTCATGAACGCCGCACTCACGCCGAAGCGCAGGATGATGCGGTGTTGCAGATCACCCTCAAGTGTGCCCGGCGGTGGCGCGCTGTCAGACGGCTCCGATGAAGTTGCGTTCGGGGCATCATCGCCGGAATCGGGCATGGGCATGCTGGCGGATGTGTCATCCTTGGGCGGACGCGTGTTGGACGATGCAAACGAGCTGCTTTTCCGCCAGGGCATCGATTCCAACAGCGGGCTGCGCGGAGGGGCCACCACCACATCACGCACGCGGTCGAGAATCACCGCCTCCGGCAACCGGTACTCCGCGACAAGCGCGATCACCTCGTCCAGCGTCTTGCGCCGGATGCGCGCGAGTACTTCGTCCTTGTTGCGCGGCGTGACAATGCGCGACACGCGAGAGACCGTGCACACGTTGACCTCGTTGGCCTGCAGCAGTTGCATGATCTCCGGGAACCGCGCCACCGTGCGCGCCGCCTGGATGCGCCGGCCCGCCGCCGATCCCGAGTAACCCAGGCCCGACGTGCAGAAGTTGAACATGGAACTGTATCCCAGCGCGAAGTGCAGCTTGCGCCACTCAATCTCGATGAGGCACTCCAGCACGCGCAGCGTGAACGTGCGTTCGACTCCGGACAGTCGTTTGATGCGGTTGAGAACGGCAAGGTCGGGGAGAGATCGCAGGGACATCGCACAGCCTCCTCACTCGAAAGCAGGGTCAAGTGGGAGGAGCCGACGTGTATGTCTGCATTATATAGGCGTCGCGTGAATCATCAACAAGAAACGATGAGCGCAAGGACATTCGCTATTCACTCCCACTGTGGGAGTGACTACGGCAGCACTTCGATGCGGTAGAACTCTTCGACAATGCCGAAGCCGTTGATCACGTAGCCCACAACCTCGCCGTTGTCCCAGCGGCCTTGAACGCTTCGACGGCGCACTGCAAGTAGCTCATCAAATATCACCCGCCCCAGTCCTGGGAGGAAAAGGGCAAGAGGCTGAATATCACGGAGACCCCATCAGGTCCAAGCACGTCCAACACGTAAGCGTCAACCGTTCCATCGCTGGATCGGTGAAGCGCCGTGTATCCGATCTGACAAGGAGCAGCAGCAGAGCCATCAGTGGGGCTGTCACGCACGTCGCTGATCGGATTCATCAACAACGTTCCCCCGGGAAGGAAGTCGACCATGGTGTTCCCAAGCGGAGTTTCGTCTCCGGTGTACGCCGGGTACACGCCCTTCTCGGCGCGAAACTGCTCCAGTGCGGCCGCAACCAGGTTCACCGACTCCCACAGAGTGTCATACGCCTGCAGTGCTTCCGGCGACACCGAGGCCGTGCTCTGCAAAGTGATGATCACGTCGTGCGCGCCGCGCCCCGTGATGCGGTAGCCGTGCACTTCGGTGCTTCCCCACGGCTCCTGGCCATAGGGGCTCAACTCCTGGAAGAGCGTGACGCCGATCTGTCCCGGCCAGCGGCGGTCCTGCCCGAGCAGGCGCGGCTCGGTCATGAGGCCGGTGTAGCGGTTGGGGCGGAGCAGGTCGGCCTGCATGACGTTGACGTCCGTGTCACCAAACCCGCCCGGGAACAACCCGTCGTGCTCGGCGGCGTACGCCTCCAGCGCGGCCTGGATCTCGTAGCAATCGGCAATGATGAGATCGTCCGTGGTGGGGGGCGCCGGGGTTACGCTCTGGGTGAGGTCGTTCTGGCCGCAGCCGAGAGCCACGAGGATGAGGACGGAAGCCCAAGTATGCATGCGAGGCGACATTGTCAATCTCCTGCCGAACACCACGCATTGACCGTGCCAACCGCTCAGCGCTCTCTTTCCTTTTGCCCGGCGCCTGGCGTAGAATGCCCTCCGTGACACCCCGCAAACCCGCCACCAAACCACGCACACGGCGCAAGCGCGCCGGTTCCGCCAGCGCGCTCCCGGCCGTGATGACGCCCGAGGCACTCGCCTCGCGCGAGCACCTGGTGGCGGAGACGCGGGCGTACTTTGCCCTCCTCACCCGTCCCATCATCGACGGCCGCACCCCGCAGACCCGAGGGCTCGAGTTCGTCGCGTCCTACACGCGCATGGTGGACACCATCGTGGGGCTGCTCTTTCAGCACGCGGCCGAGGAGAACGGCCTCACCGTGGACGAAACCGACGTGGCGGTGGTGGCCCTGGGCGGCTACGGCCGCGCGGAACTGGCGCCGTTCTCCGACGTCGACATTCTCATTACCTGCGGGCGCAAAACCAAGATTGTGGAAGCGGTGGCGTCGTCGTTCATCCGCCTCATGTGGGATTGCGGATTCGAACTCGGGCACGCAGTCGAGTCCGTGGTGGAAGCCGACACCGCCCTCACCCGCGACATGGACACCAAGACCGCGCTCATCGAGAGCCGCTGGGTGTGCGGATCGCGCCGGGTCGCGCGCGCACTGGATAAGAAGATTGGCCGCGTGCGCCGCAACGAGCGCGAGGAGTTCCTGCGTCGCAAGACCGCCGATGTAATCGAACGCTACGAAAAGTTCGGCAACAGCTTTCAGCTCATCGAGCCCAACGTGAAGTCCAGCCCCGGCGGGTTGCGCGACTACCAGACGCTGGTGTGGCTGGGGTCGGTGGGGCGCACCGAGCAGGGCCTGAAGGCGCTGCGCCAGAAGGGGCTCCTGTTACGCGGCGAGCGGCGCGAACTGGAAGCCGCGTACGACTTTCTCACCCGCGTGCGCGTGGAACTGCACCTGTCCACCAAGTCCAAGCAGGACTCGCTCATCGTGGCCGCGCAACAGGGAGTGGCGGATGCGCTGGGTTACCGAAAGCGCGGCGACCACCTGGCGGTGGAGTTCTTCATGCGCGAGTACTACCGCCACTCGCGCGCCATCTACCGCATCACCGCGGACTGTTTGCAAGCGCTGGACTACGGCAACAACGTGGGTGTGCTGCTGGGGAGATCGCGCCTCAAGAAGGACGGCTCGCGTTTGAATGTGGCGCTGCGCCTGCCGTCGCTGCGCAAGAACCCGCTACTGGTGTTCGAGAAGCAGAAGGCGGGCGGGCAGAAGCTGGAGCGGGCGTTGCGGCGCCGGCTCGAACACGTGCTCGACGAGGAGCTCGGCGGCGCCGACGTGGTGCGGCGCATGCGCCGCGGTTTTCCGGCGCTGCTGGACGACGACCGCAACGTGGCGTTGGTGGTGCGTTCACTCCACGAGACGCGCTTTCTCATGAAGATCATCCCCGAGTACGACCAGCTCACCTGCCTCAAGCGCTACGACCTGTACCACCACTATACCGTCGACGAACACAGCTTCAAGGTGCTGGAGAACCTGGTGTCGCTGGGCAAATCGGACCCGGCGGCGGGGGACTTCCTGGTGCGGCTGTACTCGGAATTGCCGCAAAAACGCATTCTGTTTCTGGCCGCACTGCTGCACGACATCGGCAAGATCGAAGGCCACGACCACGCCGCGCGCGGTGCGGTGCTCTCGCGCGTCATCCTGGAGCGCATGGGGCTGGCCGAAGAAGAGATCGAGCTGGTGTGCTTCCTGGTGGCGCAGCACCTGGTGATGTCGCACTTCAGCCAGCGCCGCGATCCCACCGACATCGGCACCATCACCGCCTTCTGCGACCGCGTCGGCAACCGCACCCGGCTCAAGTACCTGTGCCTGTTGACCTACGCGGACTACCGCGCAACCTCGCCGCTGGTGTGGAACGAGTGGAAGCGCACGCTGCTGTGGGAGTTGTACGCGCGCGCGTACGACTTCATGGCGCGTCGCGAGAAGGCGCCGGAGGAGGTATACCGGCAGCACAAGGAGAACCTGCTGGCCGCGTTCAGCGGCGGCGACCGTGCCCGTGCGTTGGCGCACCTGGACCTGCTGCCCGGCGGCTACCTGCTCACCATGACCGCGGAGATGGTGGGTGACCACATGCGCATGATCGAGCGCCTGGACGGCGAGCCCTTCTTGGTGAGCCATCGCATCGCGGGTGCCGCGCACGAGATCACCTTCTGCACCCACGACAAGCCGTACCGCCTGTCGGAGCTGTGCGGTGTGCTGGCCATCAACGACTTCACCATTCTCAATGCGTTTGCGTTTACGCGCCGCGACGGCAAGGTGATCGATGTGTTCGTGGTGGAACCCATCGACCGCGACGGGTTGCTGCCGCAGCAGGAGATGCTCAAACGTTTCGAGCACATCCGCGCCGACTTGAAGAAGATCTTCGACGGCAAGCTCGATCTGGAGGAAGCCACCCACGACCACGCTCGCCGCTGGCGCCGCGTTCTCAAGCCACGAATTCCCATCGAGACCCGTGTACAATTCGAGAACGACACCTCGGAGGACTACACCATCATCGACGTGTTTGCGCAGGATCGCCCGGGTCTGCTGTACACCATCACCCGCTCGCTGTCCGGGCAGGGGCTCTCCATTGCGCGCGCGCGTATCTCCACCGAAGCCACGCGGGCCATCGACTCGTTCTACGTGCGGGACGAAGCGGGGAGCAAGGTGCGGGATGCCGATGCGCTTCGGACCATCCGCGAAACGTTGCGGGGTCAGATTGATTGATCGAGGTGGCGGGTGTAGACGCCGCGCACCCCGGTCTTGGTATCCGTCAGCGCGGCGAGTGACGCGGGCGCGCCGGTCTCTTCGGACAGCCGCGCCAGGTGACCTTCCAGCCAGCGCGCCTTTTCCTCCGTCCCCGGGTGACTCATCTCCTGCAGCTCCATGAAGTGTTCCACGCGCGTAAACAGATCGACCGCATCGCGCAGCAGGGCCCCTTCGTCAGCGGTCAGGTAGCCGGTTCCCAGCAGCGCGTCGATGCGCTCGTGCGTGCTCATGGTAAAGAAGTCCACGCGATCCATGCAGGTTGCCGCCATGCCCACCGCGAGGATGTATTCGATGTCGTAGCGGCCACCCGCGGAGCGCTTGGTATCCCATTCCACGAACTTCTTTGGCGCCAGCCCCTCGACACGCGCGCGCATCTGGGCGAGCGCGGTGATCTCCTCCGCCGAAAACGGCCGCGCCACGAACGCGCGCAGCTTGCGCAGGAACCCGAGGCGCGCCTTCTCGCCACCCCACCAGGGCGAGCACTTGGCAAATGCCACCCGTTCCCACAGCGACGCGCGCGTCTTGAAGTACTCGTCGTAGAAGGCGAGATCCTGGACCAGCGGTGAGCTGGCACCCTCCGCGCGCAGGCGGAAGTCGAGCTTGAGGATGCGGCCGTCGGTGAACCACTGGTTGATGGCCTGCACGCGCTGCATGAGGTCCGGCAGGTCCACGCCGTCGGCCACCACCAGCAGGTCGAGATCGCTGGTGATGCGCGGTTCCCCCACGCCGTACGAGCCCATGACGAACACCGCCACGCGCTCCTTCTCCGGAACCATCTCGTCGAAGGCGGCCGCCAGATGGACGCGCGCACCCGCGGCGCGCGCCTTCTCGCCGGTGATGCCGTGTGGCCCGGGGTGGAAGCCATTGCGAAACGACTCCGCGAATGTCAGCAACCGCAGACGCTCGAACCACTGCCGCTGGCGCTCGCGACGCTCGGTGGTTGCGCGCGAGCCCCTGGCAAACGCTTCGCGCGCCGAAAAACGCTCCCATTCCGGCACCTCGGCGAGCATCTGGTCCACCGCCTCGCCCCCGTCGCCGATGAGAGAATCCAGCACGCCGATCTGCGCGCAAAGCTCGCGCGTCAGCAGCGATGACATCCCTGCGATACCCACCAGCAGCCGCCGCGCCGCGGGAGAGTCCACCAGCAAACCGTAAAAAGACGACTCGCTCTTCTCCGCGGCGGCAACCTGCGCCACGCGCACCAGCGCGGTGTCAGGATCGCCGGTGGCGGCCACGTCCTCCAGCAGAAACGGCAGCAGCTTTTCGAACTCGGCGCGCGCGCGCCGGTCGAGCAGGCGCGGAAAGGAGCCGTAGGCCATGCCGTGCAGCGTGCGCATGGCGCGCGGAACGTCGCGGATGCCGACCTGGCGCAGGATGGTTACCGCGCGCTCGCTGTCCTCGGGGAGCATGAGCAGCACCGAGTGCGGGTGCACGGATTCGCCCGCAAAGAACGCGTCCGCGAACGCGCGCACGTTGTTCAGGTGCCGCGAGAGCGTGTCGATGAAACTCTCCGTGGTGAACGACCCCAGCGGCCCGTGCGACACGCGCCTTGCCAGCAGCGCAATTTCCTCGTCGGAATCCGGGAGCGTGTGCGTCTGCAGCTGGTGCATCATCTGCAGGCGATGCTCCACCAGGCGGAAGAACCGGTACGCGGCCATGAGGTTATCCGCGTCCCATTCCTTGAGCAGCTTCAAGCGCCGCTGCGTGGAAAGCGACACCAGCGTGTTGGGCGTGCGCAACTCCTTGTGCTGCGGCGCGTGCATGATCTGGCCGGCCTGGGCAACGAACTCGATATCGCGGATGCCGCCCGCCATGAGTTTGATGTTGTGGCCGCGCTGGTTGGCGCGCAGGTTCTCCTTGATCTGGTCGCGCATGGCACCCACCGCCTCCAGCGGCGAGTAGGGCAGTGCGCTGCTGTAGATGAGCTTGCCGATCGAGTCGAGGAAGCGCTCGCCCAGCGCAAGGTCGCCGGCGATGGCGCGCGCTTTCATCATGGCCTGGAACTCCCACGGGCGGCCACGGTTCTCGTAGTAGATCAGCAGTGCCTGTTCGGTGTTCACCAGCGGGCCCGCCTTGCCGTCGGGGCGCAGGCGCAGGTCCACGCGGTAGAGATAGCCCTCCTCGGTGAGCGCGGACATGGCGTCGGCGAAGCGGCGCGCCACGCGCGTGTAGAAGTGCAGCGTGTCGTCGTCGCACTCCTGGCAGGCAAATATGAGGTCGATGTCGCTGCTGTAGTTGAGCTCGCGACCGCCCAGCTTTCCCATCGCGATGACCGCGATACCGCGGGGCCGGGCGTCGTCACCGAGTTCGTCGAATACCACGTCCAGCACGGTGCGCGCGATGGCGTCGGCGAGATCGCTCAGCCGGCGCGTCACCTCCTCAACCGACGCGCCGCTCACCATGTCGAGCACGCCGATCTTGAGCAGCGCCTGGCGGTGGGCGCGGCGCACCGCATTGAGCTTACCCTCCACGCTGCGGAACGCCTCCACCTCGCGCGCGAGCCACTCGGAAAAGCTGTCCACGTCGTCCGGCGAGTCCCACGTGGACTGTTCCATCAGCCAGTACACGAAACCCGGCTGGCGCACGAGAATATCGGCGAGGTGCTGGCTCGCGCCGAACACCGTGGTCACGAGGTTGAGAACCGGAGGCGCCGCGAGCATGGTGCGCAGGAATACGGACACGCTGCCGGTGCTCTCGAGGTAGCGCTCCAGGTTGACGATGGCGGCGTCGGGGGAGGCGCTGCGCAGGCAGGCCTCGACGATGAGGATGACGTCCTCGTCATTGAGATCGGCGGCGAGGACGCGCTCGCACACCCGCTGAAAACTGGACGCAACCGCGCTGGATGCGCCAAAACCGCACTCGGCGATGCGGGTTTCAAGGGCGAGATCCTGCGGGGGGTGATCGGCGGCGGGCGCGTCCACGAGGGAGCGCATCATTGCCTCGTGGACGTCCTCCACGACGGCGCGAAGCTTCTGATGAACGTGCTCGGGCATGGTGGTGGGAGGGCCGCTCGCCGCGAACATACCACTTGCGTAAGCCATTTCACCACACTAAACTAGGGTTCGTGGAGCGAGGGCCGGCTCCCCTCAGTAACAATGAAAAAAATTGAAGCATTCATCAAGCCGTTCAAGCTCGACGACGTCAAGTCGGCGCTCATGGAAATCGGGATCAAGGGGCTTACCGTGTCCGAGGTCAAGGGCTTCGGGCGCCAGAAGGGCCATACCGAGCTGTACCGCGGCAGTGAGTACCGCGTGGACTTCCTGCCCAAGAGCAAGCTGGAAATGTTCGTCACCGACGATGAGGTCGACAACGTGGTCGAGACCATTGTGAAGGTGGCGCGCACCGGTTCCATCGGCGACGGCAAGATCTTCATTCTGCCCGTCGAGGATGCCATCCGTATCCGCACCGGCGAAAGCGGCGAAAGCGTCCTCTAACCGCCCCCTCGCGGGCGCGTTCAATGCCATGATCGTACTCGGAATCGAAACGTCGTGCGACGACACGTCGCTCGCGCTTTATGCGCGTGGCCGCGGTCTGCTCGGCAACCTCACCGCGAGCCAGGTGATCCACGAGGAATACGGCGGCGTGGTGCCGGAGATCGCATCGCGGCAGCATCTGCGCGCGCTCTTGCCAGTGTACGACGCGCTGCTTGCGAAAACGAGCCTGCGGGGCGCTGACATCGGTGGCATCGGGGTGAGCAACGGTCCGGGCCTGGTGGGATCGTTGCTGGTAGGCGTGGGCTTTGCCAAGTCGCTGGCGCTGGGGCTCGGCATCCCCGTGGTCGGCGTGCACCATATCGAGGCACACGTCCTCTCCAACGAACTCGGCGGCGAGGGGCTGCGCTACCCGTGCCTGGTGCTGGTGGTATCCGGCGGCCATACCTCGCTCTACCTCGCCACGCAGGCCGGACGTTACGAGCTGGTGGGCAACACGCGCGACGATGCGGCCGGTGAGGCCTTCGACAAGATCGCCAAGCTGCTCGGCCTCGGTTTTCCCGGCGGTCCCGCGGTGCAGAAGGCGGCCGAGAGCGGAAACCCGCGCGCCGTCGACTTTCCGCGCGCCATGCGCGACCGCGGCGGTTTTGATTTTTCCTTCTCCGGACTGAAGACCGCGGTGCGCCAGCACGTGGAGTCGCGCCCATCACTCAGCGAACAGGACGTCGCGGACATCGCAGCTTCCGCACAGGCGGCCATCGTGGATGCGCTGGTGGAACGCACGGTGGCGTGCGCGCGCGCCCATACCGTGGGCGACGTGTACCTGGCGGGCGGCGTGGCCGCCAACCGGCCCCTGCGCACGGCGATGCAGGCGGCGTGCGAGCGAGCGCGTCTTGCCTACCACGCGCCGCTCATCGAGTTCTGCACCGACAACGGCGCCATGGTGGCGCGTACCGCGGAGTTGTTGCTCGCCTCGGGCCGCGACGACGGTGCCGCGCTGGACGTGTTCACGCGCGGCCCCATCACCTCCTGGTCGTAGACGAATATCCATGAAGCTTTCCATCGAAGGCACCGGCAAGACCTACCGCGGCGGCGTGCGGGGTCTGGACGACTTCTCGCTGGAACTGGCGCCCGGCGTGCTGGGGCTGCTGGGCCCCAACGGCGCGGGCAAGTCCACCCTGATGCGCATCCTCGCCACCATCACGCGCCCCACCGACGGCCGTGTGCTGTGGAACGGAACCGACATCACGAAGTCGCCCGACACGGTGCGCAACGTGCTGGGCTATCTCCCGCAGGACTTCGGCGTGTACCCCAACCTCACCGCGCAGGAGTTCCTCGAGTACGTGGCCGCGGCCAAGGGCGTGGGGGCGCGCGCGGCGGCGCGGCGCATCGACGAGCTGCTGCAACTGGTCAATTTGTCCGATGTTCGCAAGCGCCCGCTGGGCGGATTTTCCGGCGGAATGCGCCAGCGCGTGGGTATCGCGCAGGCGCTGCTGAACGACCCCGAGCTGCTCATCGTGGACGAGCCCACCGCGGGTCTCGACCCCGAGGAGCGCGTACGCTTTCGTAACCTGCTCTCCGAGCTGTCGGGTGCGCGCATCGTGATTCTCTCCACGCATATCGTCTCCGACGTGGAAGCCACCGCCACGCGCATCGCCCTCATCGCGGGCGGCCGCCTGGTGGCATGCGCCATGCCGGAGGAACTGCTGCGCTCGGTGGAGGGAAAGGTGTGGGAATGGGTGGTGCCGAGCGATGAACTGCCGGCGCTCAAGCAGCGCCATCGTATCAGCGGAACCCTGCGCCGCAGCGACGGTGTGCGCGTGCGCGTGGTCCACCAGGAGAAGCCGGCGCCGTCGGCACAAGCGGCCACACCCACGCTGGAAGACGCCTACCTGCTGCACATCGCGCCGCCCGCCGGCGCCACCACCGCATGACCGCACTCCGGCGCCTCTACCAGCTGGCGCGCGCGGACTTTCGCGAGCGCGTGCGCCGCTACGCGTTTCTGGTGACGATGGTGGTGGCGGTTTGCCTCGCGTATGCCTTCGTGCCGCCCAACCCCAGCAAATACGTCACGCTCTCGCTCGATTCCTATCGCGGTATCTACAACTCGGCGTGGATCGGGACATCACTCGCGCTCCTTTGCGGAACGTTTGTCTCGATGATTGGATTCTTCGTGGTGAAGAACGCGGTGGACCGCGACCGTCGCACACGCGTGGGACAGATCATCGCCGCCACGCCCACCTCCAAACTCCAGTACACGCTGGGAAAGACGTTGAGCAACTTCGCCGTGCTGGCAGCGATGGCGACAGTGGTGGCGGTGGCCGCCATCGGCATGCAGATCCTGCGCGCGGAAGACCGTTCCATCAATATGTGGCAGTTGTTCTCGCCCTTCCTGTTGCTCACCTTTCCGGTGCTCATGATCACGGCCGCGTTTGCGGTGCTGTTCGAGACCATCCCCGGGCTGCGCGGCGGCCCCGGCAATGTGCTGTTCGTGTTCGGGTGGACGGGGCTCCTCACCGTGGGAGCCTTCGGGAATCCGGACACCAGTGCGATGCACAACGATATCCTGGGAATGGGCGTGGCGTGGCCCGGAATGGTGGAGGCGTGCGCGCGCGCGTTTCCCACCTTCGATCCCGCCAGCCCGTCCATGTCGATGGGCATCCACATCAAGGCCGATGGCCTGTGGGTCATGGAGACGTTCCGGTGGGACGGGATTCACTGGACGGGCAAGGTGATTGCGTGGCGGGCCCTGTGGGTTCTCGCCGGTCTTGCGGTGGGCGCGGTGGCGGCGATTCCGTTTGACCGCTTCGATCCGGCGCGTGCGCGCACCGGCTCGCGGCGCCGCCGGCGCAGGCGTGGGCGTGCCGCGGCGGACGCCGTCGCGGTGGAGACACAGCCAGCATCCGCAACGCACGTCCATCTGACCCCGCTGGCGGGCGCGTCCAGCGCGGCGCGGCCGGGTGTGATGATCGTCGCGGAGTGGAAGCTGCTGACGCGCGGTCTGCGCTGGTGGTACGCCGGCCCGCTGGCGGTGGCGATCATGTCCATCTTCATGTCCGTGGAGATGCTCCGCTTTCCCGTGCTGCCGCTGGCGTTTCTGTGGCCGGTGCTGTTGTGGTCGCGCCTGGGCTCCAGCGAGCGGGTACACGGAACGGA encodes:
- a CDS encoding ABC transporter permease, producing MTALRRLYQLARADFRERVRRYAFLVTMVVAVCLAYAFVPPNPSKYVTLSLDSYRGIYNSAWIGTSLALLCGTFVSMIGFFVVKNAVDRDRRTRVGQIIAATPTSKLQYTLGKTLSNFAVLAAMATVVAVAAIGMQILRAEDRSINMWQLFSPFLLLTFPVLMITAAFAVLFETIPGLRGGPGNVLFVFGWTGLLTVGAFGNPDTSAMHNDILGMGVAWPGMVEACARAFPTFDPASPSMSMGIHIKADGLWVMETFRWDGIHWTGKVIAWRALWVLAGLAVGAVAAIPFDRFDPARARTGSRRRRRRRGRAAADAVAVETQPASATHVHLTPLAGASSAARPGVMIVAEWKLLTRGLRWWYAGPLAVAIMSIFMSVEMLRFPVLPLAFLWPVLLWSRLGSSERVHGTESIFFSAPRPLSRQLPATWIAGIGLGVLMTAPIAIRMQLAGETGALLVWLVGIAFVPSLAMALGVWTGSSKFFEALYTFLWYAMIQRVPSFDFSGCLDAGVESGNAAWYAVLTMILFAAAVLGRRRRLQN